CATTGTACTTGACGATGTTGATAACAACAAACAAGTGGAGAAATTAGTTGGAAGTACTACTTTCTATTCAGGATCCAGAATTTTGGTCACAACTAGAAATAAAGATGTTTTGCTAATCAATAGACACAAGCATCAAATTTTAGATTATGAAATGGAGGTGATGAGCACTGATTATGCGCTTGAGCTTTTCAGTAGGCACGCATTTAACAAAGACTCTCCTTTAGATGATTACAAAGATCTTTCAAGGGAAATCGTACGTGCTACTGAGAGACTTCCATTGGCTCTTGAAGTAATTGGCGCTTTTCTCTATCGCAAACAGCAAGAACTGTGGAAAGAGACACCGAAGAAGCTAAAAAAAGCACCTCATGAGGATGTATTTGGAAAGTTGAAGATCAGCTATGATGCCTTAAATTtcgagcaacaacaaattttcctcgatattgcatgTTTTTTCATCGGCGAAGATAAGACTAATGCAATTTATATGTGGAGAGATTGTGAGTTTTTCCCGGACACCGGAGTTGCTGTTCTCATTAGcatgtctttgataaagattATGGAGAACAATAAGTTttggatgcacgatcaactcAGAGACCTTGGAAGGGAAATTGTTTGTTTAGAAAATCCAATGATTCCTGAGCAGCGGAGTAGGATATGGATTTGGAAGGAGGTCCTTGATGCATCAAGAACAAAGGAGGTAAAGCACTTCTAGAGAGAATTAATAGTTTGTGACCAAAATTCCTTTACATGTATCAGACGGTGCACCCCTCGAGAGATTGAAGCTGTCGAGAATGAGGAAGCTGAGAGATGTCACAGTGCAATTCTGTCCAAAGCTAGTCGAGATCCAATTTTCGTGGGCGGTCGAAGCACTGGAGGCGTTGTCCATCCATTTTTGCGACTCCTTCAAGAGGCTAGTTTACGAGACTGCTGATGAGCGGATTAGTTGTGAAGGGAGACTGATCTTTCCATCGACCGTCTTGAATAATCTGCGTGCTCTCACCCTGTCCGGATGCCTTAAGATACTCGACGTTCGAGTCGTACGTACGTCAGACTCGGGGGAACACTTCAGACTTTTCCACTGTCCTCATGTGCAGGGTCTCGGTGGTTTATCAAACTTAAAAGAACCTCAAGTCTTTGGATATCCAGAGCTGCAACAGGCTACGGGTTGTCGAGGGCGTCGATGAGTTGGAGCTTCTGGGCCAACTAATATTTTCTAGTTGCAGATCGTTGGAAAGGTTGATGGATGCATCAACCACCAAACTGCCGAATGACTGCAACGTGATTATCTCCAGATGCGGGAGACTAGGTGGGGTTAAGAACAGATTCGAAGGCTCCGTCCAGTCCTTCAAGCATTATAAGGTGAGTCTGGgtcattctctcttttccttttcggaAGAAATATATGAACTCACTCTCAGACAGGAGAATCTAATTGGTGGATGATGTATTTCTGCATCCTCCCCTGTTTTTGGCAGTTCGATAAAAAGCCACTTCAAACAGGAACTAAAGCAAATCGACCATTCAAGCACGGGGTAGAGTTGATTTCTGCTAATTACTTAACATTTAATGCGTAGTCTGGGTGTTGTTTGTAACTCTTGCTATAGTTTAGTCGATTGTATACATAAAAGCTTCTTAATTTAGCTAACAGATGAACAAAACCAATTTTCATCAAAGTTGTGATAGAGCTAATAGGACGAACTGAATTTATGTGTATGCAAATTCACAAAAACGAAATTTCATCCCGTTTTTGAAACTTTCATTGAAGACTggttgtgattttattttttcaggaCTCACGCTTCAACTGGACTACATGGTTTGGACGCTCGTGAAGTTTTGAAGACGACTTGCGTGATAATTGTCAGCATGCAGGGAACGGAACTGGCATATTTAGAAAAATGGCTTCAGATACCAAGACATCATTAGGATCCAGGTTAGACCTCATCATTTTCACGTTAAAAAGATGAAATGCCCTTGTGGCAGATTCAAGAGACTTACTTTTTCTCAATTCAACATTTCTGAATTAGTTACTTCAGGATTGTCGCATATCATTTCGATTGGTTTTGACAACTCATTCAAGTTGCCCGTCTTGCACGGAGAACTGCAAAAGTTTTAGTACAAGCAGATTAGCATATGCAATATGATGTTACGTCAAAAAGGTCTAATCCAACATATGAAATCTAGTTGTTAGAGCTGGCAATGTCTCTAATACTGGGTACAACATAACAGGAATAGCATCACACATAGAAGAGATACAGCATCATACATCGAACAGATACGATATGATGTCGATACATCTTTTATGTAATCAGGAGTTATTTTGGTCTTAAAAGTAACTATCATCTCAAAGAATATCACTCTCCCATTTCATTTGACTCGAAAAATGTTCAACTCAAACACGAAAATATCTGGCTAGACCAGATTGTGAACCCTACTTCCAGGGTTGTAGCCTTCCAGCAGTTAATTCAGTCAAGTTACCAGAGACAAAGATGCCAATATCCTCTTTAAAGCATACTATGGTGGATTAACATGAGCTTTCCTGGAAAACTATAATGGAAGAAATCAGACTTGAGACAGAATTGCAGGTAAAGTTTATGACTCCGTCTGAAAAGGTTATAATTGCACCAACAGCAGGCAAATGAGGGAGAACGTGAAAAGATTTTGCACAAGTATAAACATTTTTGTTGATCAAACTAGTAACATACAGCAATTAGGAGAGGGTCCAATGTCTCGACGCAAACTGTGGTGTacaattgaataaaaaatctgTCATTTTACCCGAGTTGAAAGTCCACTGGATAGCGGAGGAGTGATAACCAGGGCATCTTGTATGGGAAGAAggtaaattttttagttttttggcCTCTGGTGGGAAAGGGTGGCAGCGGGAAGCACATAACGGACACATTGCTAACTCACTGTAAACTACTTTCAAGTGAAGTACTTGGGATTGTCTCCCAACATGTTGAAGATTGCATAAACCCTGTGATGTTTCCAAGCATAGAATGTCCGATCAAAGAAACTACATTAAGAAAAAGTAAATCCTTACCAAGTTTCATTTGGATGTGCAGAGGCTAGTCTTTTGCTGCTAATTTGAGTAAGCTTTCTCCTAGTTGATGGATGGTTCTTGTCACGCCCCAATCCTCGAGCACGCGGCATCCCCGCCTACTCTTCCCTCGGATTAAAAGGGTAGAGTCCCGGGCACACTACCAACCCttgagattaactacgcatgcggaaacgtataatacTCCCGGACAATAATATAAgatagggataggcaagtaggagAACACATCAATTCGAAAACAAGATTTCATTTATAGGCACGTCATAGGCCAACCGAGATGACACGCTAATtggccccatacttcggggtggggtaggatcaactttgtatctactccaaataagACTACGTCACCCTCATCCTCATCAGCTTCTCAAAGAACTACTAGCTCCATTAATTATAATCTGAAAATggtaaccacgacggggtgagatataaatctcagtaaaTCAACGCCTAAGCTCGGCTAAGGCATTGATTCGCTCAAAACTCCTACTAAGTAGTAACAGAGTCACAATATAAATTTTTCAgacacatgcaagcttacttGCCGGAAGCCATATAtaataaaatgcaaaaatgacgtGTGATCATATCAATCAATCGCATATCTCAATgcagatatctcaaccacatgcaactcATTCACCAAATTACCTCACAAAATGCAATGTTAAATCACACATGTGCAAATTACCATGCAAAATGCAGTCTTCACATCCAGCTCACCCGTGTGTGGTGAGTCGTCGTACGATATATGCTCATCTCGAGATTAATTCTTCGTCTACGTGTATCTATAGCAACTACATACAATCTGGAGGTAGAATAGCTGGATGTGAAGATCGCATTCCTCCATGTCATGGAGGATGATATTTACATGAAGCAACCAAAGGGTTTTGTGatcagaagaaaagaagattttgtttgcAAACCGAACAAGTCTTTGTATGGCCTAAAGCAATCTCCAAAAATACGGTTCCAAAAGTTTGACTCATATGCCTTGAATCTTGGCTTTTTTCGGTGTGATGTTGACCATTGTGTCTATGTGAAGATGTTAGATAATGATTTTGTTATCATAATCTTATATGTTAATGATATGCAGCTAGTTGGAAATAGTATGAAAATGATCAGCACTATGAAAGGACTATTCGCAAAACAGTTTGAGATAAAAGATCTAAGCATGCAAACTTCATCTTGGgcatgcaaataaaaagaaagtatgCGAATGAGAAGTTGTGGCTATGTtagaagaactacattgaaagTGTGTTGAAAAAGTTCAACATGTCAAATTGTAAACAGTGTAGACCCTCATGACCACAAGTTCCACATTATCGGTGCTACGATACCCCAAGACCGGAGAGGAAGTTGAAGAGATGGCAATAATACCATGCTTGATGTATGTCATGGTGTGTACTCATCTAGATATTGCTCAAGCAGTGGGAGTAATTGAGCAGATGTATGTCCAGTCCAAGGAAAGAGCATTAGATTGCTACAAAGAGGGTGTTTCGTTATCTTTGCAATACATCTGACTTTAAGTTATGTTATGAAGGCATAAAAACTCAAAGGGGTAGCAAGTATTAGAATTAAACTATTTTGTGGATGCTAATTAGAGAGGTGACATTGTATCGGAAGATCAACTAGCAGATTTGTTATTTCCTTGTTCTACAAAGCTATGAGTTGGATGAGTAAGAGGCAAAGCACGATTGCTTTATCTACTACTAAGGCAAGATATATGGCTCTTAGTGATGCCACTAAGAAAGCAATCTGTATGCGCAAATTGTGTAAAGAGCTTGGTTTTACACAAGGCGGTGTGAAAATTAGGTGTGATAGCCAGAGTGATATATTCTTGGTTAAAAATCCTAgatttcatgcaagaacaaagcacATCAATAGGAACCAATGTTACAAGTGAAGAGTGCATTCTATTTTACCAAGGAAATGAGTATAGAAAAGTTTGAATGGTGTACAACCGTGTTATATTTAAAGAAGCGTGCGAAGTATTCACTAAGTAGGAGAATGTTagggtatggttcatactcccaaCAAAAATTCACAAGCGCCCTTGAGTAGTTAGATGGCTTTTTATAGTTTCagtccatatttttttattgatagtttggatTTTGGACTCAtgaataattattgctatatattatctttttctgttgtaattgagtgatgtaatagagaggtgcgatgtgctaattataatgaaatcatTTAATGAATTTAAccttaatttaagggtgaactagGATAAATCTCGTGTCTTGATTTCCTTTCCTTGCTTTTATGCTTTACTTCATTTTTTGATTTGTGCGCTGAATCCTAACATTTAATACGACATAAACATAGTAAAAGTTATACATAAATAACACGTAGAACGGCTTGCAACCCGATTTGGCCGCAGAAATGATTTTATAACGCTGATTCGCTATGGAGTTTTATATTTGTCACTGTATTTAGAACTGTGTTTGTTGGCAAGTGATCTCAATTCTTACCCTTACGTAATGGCATCTTTAAATTAagcaattaataaataaataatttctctGGTACGGTTGCCGAGCGCCGCAGCATGCTAAATCATGGTACTAAAACTTCAATTCTCCCAAATACAGGTCCAAACAAGGTCAACAACAATAGACTATGTATTCATTGCAAACCGCTCCTAATACAACTGCAGCATCATGGACATTCGCTAACTTAATATAAAATGCTAAACGAAAATTTCACATCAAAACACTTCGCAACGACTGCATAGTCCCATATCATTTGCTGCATTTACGTCTCGTCCATGCCTACGAGTAATTTAAGCATGGTGCTGCGGATCAGGACCTTCAGGACTAACCCATTTGGGCCCGTAATAACTCTCGACTTTCTCGAACTCATCACGAGCCGTCCACTTCGGCGACTCGACATGAACCGTCGACCCTCCGAATTCCTGGACGAGAGTGCGAGCCTCGGAGCCGGTCCAGGAAAAGGCTATCAGCATCAGGCACATGCATAATCCCAACCTGGCCATCGAACTTCTGATGAGATTACAATGTATGGGTTTTTGGTTGGGAGAGGACTACAATCACTTGGTATATATATAGCCCTCATCGTACCCtcaacttttctctctctttctttctttcttgtcaaaTGAATAGAAGTGGCGAAACAGAGACCTTCCCACAATCAGCCAATCGGATAGGAACTCAGAGGACCCTTTTGCTAATTTTTATAAAGTCAAATCACATTCCCGACCAGTGGAGTCTTGAATACGTGGTGCCAAATCAACTCACTTGTCAGCTACTTCGTTACCAATGCCTTTCTTGTCCTGGTCGAATAGATTGGTTCTCAATTTGGCTTCTTTCTAAGTATTGTCGACTCATTCAACCTTTTGTCCTGATCAGCTAGACGATCTTCCGAATCCAACTATTGTCGTTACTCAACTTTGCATTGAGGCTCCCAATCCCGGCCGTCTCTGGTGGATTCACGCCCTTACAGAGTGTCCTTTCTTGCGTTTTGGCACCGAAGACGCAATGCCTTTTTCTTGGGATCTTGACAAATGATCCACTTAGCAACTTGATATAGAGaataaaattaacaaaactATAACCTAAGCCATCACAATAAAGTGTTGGCTAACTCCATCTAAGTTATGATATCAGATCACAATATCACGAGTTCGATTATTCGTTCTTTTCACCTAAATAACTTTCGAAAAGTAATACGTTCACAGAGTTCAAACTTCCATTCTTCTATCAACGGCAATCACACCTGGGCTATTGTGATATAAAAATTACTGCACTTTTTGACAGCTTAAACCTTTGGAACTACTTATCGCACACTTGAACTCTAAGAAAACCAATGTCATTCATGCTCTGAACACTTCCAGGTGTGCGTGTAACCGTACCTGATCTCTCGCAGAACTCTAGACAGCAATTTCGCACCTTGAAGTTTCCATCAATTCTCGCATAGAGGTCATCTATAAGATAAATGAAGATACAAACTCGCGACCTTAAGCCTATTAACCGAATAGGTTGGGCATCTTCTGACAATTCAAATGTCGCACGATCCAAAATTTCATATTGGTGCAGCCCTGGCTTCCCTGCTGTTAAGAAAACACTTAAGCCTAGACACGGAGGAGTCTTTTATAATGAGCTCCAGCAGAAACCCGGGCACTCTCTAGTGAAAGGAAATAGTAAGTCGAGATTGAACAATTATGAATGTTAAGTTTTAGAAGTTGGTCCCATATTTGAAACATTGACCTCGACAGCATCCCATGAAAAtagggagaagaaaaatataGTCTTGATTCAGCAAGGCACCTGGAAATGTCCTCGGGATTTCATCCCGAACCAACAGTACACAAAAATGTAGACTATCCCTGAATCTATGCAGGAAGCCAGTCCGCTTCCATAAGTTGTAATCCAGAAGCCTGAGAAACAAGCATGCGTATACTTTCCTGATTCATAACTGCACCCAGGTTCAGAAGAGTGTCTGATCACGTGGGCGATTCACATGTTTGTAGAGGCCCATGCATGCATCTTCTATGGTCTCCTGTGATTCGGTTTTGGTATGACTCGGCGCATGTGTGTGTGTTGTGtgtttgagagagaaagagagagtaccTCAACTGATGCAACTTCAAATGTGAATCTCCTTCGACATGAGCTGTGATGCAAACTTCTGCACCCTACGGATGTTTTATCTGGTGAAGGAATTACAAAGAAATgccaaaagagagaagaaacataTCATGGACAACCCAAAGAACATCCCGTGAAATCATTGATAACCAGAAGGATATCTGTTCATCGTAGATGGGATGATTAAGCATTAACAGATTATTGTTGTTCACAAGTGCTCGAACAAGCAATTCTTTAGCTTCTTCCTGCTTCTTCTTTAGCATGTTGCAGATCTGCAAGACAGTTCCCTTAGGCAGCCAACGTATTACCAGCAGAAGGATCACAGACATGGTAGAATAGACAAGAGGCAACAGTTCAATGCCCTTCTCTGTAATATCATCAGTCTAGTTTCCAATGGCCTTCTGAAAACTCAAATGCTTATGATAGACAATTATAGAAAATAACTATAAAGTACAAGAGATtcgtccttaaggataattagTTCGGCTGTCGAAGAAATCACAATTTCCATATTAGGCAGGTTCTCTTCATCAATTGATTTCTAAACTCAATACATGATGATGCATAATGTCAATGAACGCATAACCAAATTAGCGGAAGTGAAGAGCAAACATCCAGTAGTAAAATGCACAAAATCAAGAAGCTCAGGCTTGCTCATCCAATCCCCCAccccaacaaagaaaataaaaagtaaacagataaaagaaataattaaaagaaactcATCTCAACCACTCATCCTGTAAGCCACAGAATGTTGTCTATGGCAACTACTCCCTGTAACTTGACAACCtcgtattttcttttcctagttCTTTGTTGTCACTGTTATTGTCTCTCTTTTATAATCTTCATGGTCTCTGACTATAGTCTACAATATGCCTACAATTGATTGCCAAAGCCAAAAACTGCATAAGCAACTCATTCATAGCAAAAATAATTTAGCCACAATTCACTTACATCTTCAAGTTCCGTTGTATAAGCTTCGGccttttcaacattttcatcaCTTTCCATGATCAACGGACTTCCAACTTCGGTTGACCTCACCTCAGGAGAAATCTTAAGCTGCAATTTAGGATGGTCACCAGACAAACTGTTGGTTTTGCTCTGCTCGGTGTTCTCATGATTGCAAACCTGAAACATATAATCTAAGAAACCAGTAAAGAACAAGTTTCGACTCTCTGTTAAAGTAGAAAAACTTAAGAAGGTTCTGTCCATTTACCTGTTCTGTGACAACAGCTCCGGAGGATTCTCTGAAACTTCGGAAGTGTCAAGGGTAAGAACATTACTTCCACAAACAAAACCCAGTCACAGGAGCAGGGGTAGTGGAGTTATTAGCACTCTTCACCTTTTTATACTTGGAGATTCAGAGAGCCATTCCAGTGGACTATATGACATCAAATTGGCAACTGATCCCTGCAAGATAGACAATTGCAACTTCTAGTGCATTACAAAATAGCATCTTCAAAATTACATTCGCAACACCCTATGGAAGAGGTGTAAGGTATTACTTGAAAGTCTGAAGAGAAAACAATAGAAAGGAAACTCAGATGATTTCCCCTATGAATTGAGAAGTGGCTGGTTTTATTGATTTACCTGATCTGTGACAACAGTTTCCGAGGATTCCCTGAAACTTCTAAGATGTCAAGAGTAAGAACATTACTTCCACAAACAAATACCAAGTCACAGGAGCAAGGATAATGGAGTTATTAACACTCTTCACCTTTTCTCACTTGGAGACTGAGAGAGCCGTTTTAATGGACTAAATGGCATTAAATTGGCATCTGATCGCTGCAATATGGACATATGCATTACAAAATAGCATCCTCATAAGTATATTTGCAACACCCTACTGaagatgtcacgccccgactctcgagctcgcgatcatccctaccttactcgcctcgggtcataattgatagcgtcccgggtaggctatcgacctatgaattTACGGCGCATGCGAAACGTACAATCTCCCGGACAATCAAAACAGCAGGGATAGTACAAGAGGAAAATTAACACAACCAATTCACAAAACATAACTTCATTCAAAAGCCAAAGCgcacgaatcttaaccctaccgagctataGGAAATacgtacaaccccatacttcggggcgactcactaagacctcaaaaagacacaaggtcggataaggttaattcttcgtctactcccaaaaatcctaccataatcCTCCAACTTCAACGTCCGATGGGTCCATCAttgcctgaaaattgttaaccacgacggggtgagaaattaatctcggtgagccaacgcctaagcccggttaggacgttgattcgctcgtacaccCTAAAAAAAAGCAATCGCATCGGCACGTAAcggatatttcaatcacaggcaacttaccctccaagccacacgtaatgcaatgcggactcgactcaacagtcaatcaaccaaatcaatttaCCATTCGCAAAGCATCACAGGCACTTGCATGCAcgaggacaccacacgtagtccatttattatcggatcgacccgtaggtccagcacactagtcgattagtgctctcctggcgggaccaggcatcgtcccttacttccggcgacggcgtctgatagtccatgtgactccgctcgaccaaccggaagagaatgattgtcgacacggcacgaagctaacaggaatccttaaaaggcttcggcccatcacaagctgcgaccggcaaacgtacggccagaagacaatgatcgacgcgcatccagcaaccggaagacaatgattgccaggaccgaacgaccggaagacaatgatcgtcggaattatcccattatgtgaccactcgggcacttcgacaaccacctaggttcatttcttggatttaggtcgaatgctcatactcgcatgttcaaatacttggccaaaggccgttttcgtgcaaaaacatgcaattttatctcatacgtggtcacatgaaagCGCAATTTAAATTGAGTGAGagaccaagcaatttggggcgattaacctctaatcggacccccacggcaatcaacgcAAAAACGGCACTCAcggccaacaattcaataattcaattaatcaattgcagccggTCAATTattaatctcaatttcaattccaattgcgcactcgtcttcgacctatcgctcgctcgcgatcaaacaattcaatcaatcaaatcaatcaattctaatctaatcaggcataaaatcctaactaattggactaacttaaccaattagggccattgaacctaaaccaagtttctaatctaaaccggccctaatcgagctacctaaaaacctaataatctaattaatctaatccgaacgcaattagcgtcctaaccaagagttaggggctaactcacaattttaatagctcgggcggtctcaactcgagcggcgacgacacgaactcggcccggcccgcgaCGACGATCGGCGATCCTGGAAAATTCCTCGGCACCAACTTTGGACTTGATCCGGAAACTTGGCCCATGCTTTTGGGTACCGGCCCAAATTATCGGCCCACTTGGCCCACGGACTTGGCACGCAGCCCAGGAATAGTAGTACACGGGCCCGGACACATGGGCACAATTTCTCGGCCACTCGGCCAAGgatctcggccaacttggcccatgAGCCTGGCTCACGGCCCGggctctcggccaacttggccggccCACTCTGCCCACTCGCCAGGCACACGGCCCAGCTCACGGGCCTGCGGAATAGGGCAGAGCACGGCTGGGGAGGCTTGAACCGGGACCGTGATGGTTCTTCCGGCGGCTTGCGGGCTAGTAGCGTGTGGTGGAAGACTTGAGGGGACGTCGGAGGATGTGTgggtggtcggaggtggttcACGGTGGCCGGAGAGAGCTTGGACAGCAGCAAATAGAAGCTGCAGCAGGCCAAAAACAGAGCAGAACAGAGGCGTTCGGGGTTGATCGGAGGGGGTTCGGGTGGTCCAAAGGCTGGGGGAAAGGTTGACCAATATCGGGGGGTCTTCGGGGAAGCTTCAggtggcggcgacggcgccGGCGGATGGCCGGAGGCAGCTGAACAGCGGCTGTACAGAACCGGGTGCAGAAAACAGGGGCGGCGGTTCAGAAACAGGGGAGGCTGGCCGGGGCTCAATCCGAGTTCTCCGA
The sequence above is drawn from the Rhodamnia argentea isolate NSW1041297 chromosome 9, ASM2092103v1, whole genome shotgun sequence genome and encodes:
- the LOC125316475 gene encoding disease resistance protein L6-like translates to MASSDAGTSSGSEYQVFRSFRGPDTRTGFANVLFHSLSDAGICVFRDDEELCRSERIDGSLLRAIDNSKIYIPVFSQTYASSQWCLYELAQIVANTFKWEGNKEILPIFFDVEPDDVKLKTPLYRDAILNLEHEKKLRDELVDAWRKALMEVNPIKGWEVKKYRGHGELIKLIVEDVVEKLKMKHRLVTEYLVGIDDQVGEVSKLLDVNSGGVRLIKIYGMGGIGKTTLAKVVFNQLSSHFGKCCCFLEDVRAKSSRSDGLVELQKKLLSEVGHRARTSSIDEIDYGMKRTGEALCNKKVLIVLDDVDNNKQVEKLVGSTTFYSGSRILVTTRNKDVLLINRHKHQILDYEMEVMSTDYALELFSRHAFNKDSPLDDYKDLSREIVRATERLPLALEVIGAFLYRKQQELWKETPKKLKKAPHEDVFGKLKISYDALNFEQQQIFLDIACFFIGEDKTNAIYMWRDCEFFPDTGVAVLISMSLIKIMENNKFWMHDQLRDLGREIVCLENPMIPEQRSRIWIWKEVLDASRTKESCNRLRVVEGVDELELLGQLIFSSCRSLERLMDASTTKLPNDCNVIISRCGRLGGVKNRFEGSVQSFKHYKFDKKPLQTGTKANRPFKHGVELISANYLTFNA